The genomic stretch AGGTTGAAAACTATGGAACAACACAAAATCAAGGTTGCCGAGGGAAACGAGAAAGGGATGATGAACAAGATCAGAAGACAACTAAAGAGGCTattcaagaagaagaaaatgaggattACATGAGAACTACCACTTTTTGCATCTCCCATGTCTGCTTTCTTCACTGAAACAGAAGTAGAGCTAGTAGTAATTTACAGTAGAGTTAGTAGTAATTTACTTGtttcataatgttttttttaaaagaatgtTTCATAATGTTTTAGAACAATTTAGTATCATAATCATAGTTTTCTTTCAGTAAGAAACACGCAATCTCAGGCTATACATTTTCCATGGCAAATTTTTATTCCAGTCATCAAGCTATCATAAATGGCATGTAAAAAAGTTGAAGTGGGAAAGACCAGGGAAAATACTCTAAGAATATGGTTACATCAAAACAAAATCCAATCCTAACCAGGCACAAAGAGCACAATGTCTAAAACAAAAGGCTTACTACAGCAGTAGCAGCCAGCATATTCGTCCTATCAAGGGTTCAACCTGTCAAATATAAACAAGGTACATCAGTTTTAGAGGTAATTTGCTTTGACAGAACAAAGTTGTTAAGTGTAATCCAGTAGACATGTTTATGGAATGTACAACAGCAGAAAGTATTACAAATATGATTGAGATGATAAGACGGTAGAGTTCCTTGTGCAAAATAGGATAGTTTAAATTTGTCACAGAAAAGAAGAGGCATCATATGCATGCAGATCTTATTTGAGTGAATGAAAGGGTATAAGAACTTCAGCAAGAATAAAATTGCAAGAACATAAGAACTTTAATGTTTTAGCTTTGGTGCCAACTTCAGCTACAGTAGGGCTTTCACATAGTCAAAAATACCATCAATACATGGCTAAGAAACATCTTAAGGCAGTCACAACTTTGGTTGGTACATTTTCTAAAACAAAAAAGGTGGGAAACTGGACTACAGGAGACAATCATAGACCTTTGAGTTAATTATGAACACTACCAAATAAATCAGGGGTTGAGTAAAACCAATACTCTACCTTATCTATCCAAGTTGTTATTCAGTACGAAGATGAAATCCCCAACATAGAACCCAAAAAGCAGAAATAGATAGCAAGAGGGTGTGTTTCATAAATAGATTTCTAGTTCTTATTAAAATCAGGTAAGAAAGTTTTAGAAAAGGGCCCAAAGGGCAATAGATGCTTGAGAGACAATATGGACCCCAGATCATTCACGGCAAATATTGCTTAGACTAATAGAAGCGAATTAGCttttaaagaaaagtaaatcTGTAAATGTAAACCTACACAGAAAATGCTCGAGATGCTCCATTTATAGCTTAACAAATCAGTTTATCACTTATCATGTAAGCAACAATAACAACAGGTGTAGAACATACACGCAGACAAGTTTATTCAGCATGAACTAGAAATGtacacaaaagaaaaacaattagATGGAGAAATACCTTGGTGAAGCTGGGGCATTGGGGGCATTGGAGAAGCCAGCAAATACATTTGAGTAGGACCTAGTTAGGTATGCAAAGTTGGAAATTGGAGGTAGAGCATCAACTCGTTCACCTTTCTTCAAAAGCTCTTGCAGGTTGAGCCTCTGCAAGGTCAATACAGCTCTAGACTCCTTCCACACAAAAGCTAACAATGTATCTTGGATCACATAGAGTGAACCGGGTTTTGAACCAGGATACCTGAAACCATACCCATTGGCAATACCTTCCCCTATAAAAGCATTTTTTACATCAACAGGGTTGGAATCTCCATCACTATCCCAAGGGAATTCATCAGGTGATGGCTCATCAACATTCACCATAAACATGGCAGAGCCATTTGGATGTAGAACATAATGGGTACCTTCTAATATCTTGGTGGCAATAAGTTTTTTCCCCTGTGACTTTTCATAAGAAAGCAAAAGAAGAAATAGAGCTTTTCCTGGCTTGTCCTCAGAGGGTTTTCCAGGAGGCCAACCAAAAGTACCTCCCCATAAACCAGCGTATTCCTGACCAGCTGCAACAGTCTGCACAGGTAACTTGTAGAGAGCAAATTTACTGTCATGCATATTTGGCCATGCCCTATAAGAAGATAACTTCATAGTGGAAGCATGTAAAGTCAGTGCAATGCTATCACCAGGTCTAAGAAACTCATGAAGTTGTGCATGCTTGTTCCCGCTACTAGAGTAATTCTTCTTAAGAAAACTATGGCTGCGATTCATAGAATTTGACTTCCCAAGTATCTGTTTTAGACTTTCTCTAACATATCCAGCAAAGGTCTTCCTCTTGGTGCACTGAGTCTGAATTTCAACTCCAGCTCGAAAAGTATGGCATCCACTTCCTTGATCAAGATTCTGCCTGATCTCACTCAAACCAAAATGAGAAGAAACCAGAGGGAACTCTTGGCCAGTCCTCCAATCAGTGAGAGACCCATCAATCTTATGCATTTGAATAAGCAGCACTCTTCTTTCGTACAAGACTGCTATATCCTGCCTCAGTTGAACCTCATCACTTGTCACACGAGGAAAGAGTAGCAGGTTAGCTGCATCTGGAACTTCTAGACGAACCTGGCTAGTGACTGTGTCAAGTAACTTTCTCCTATCACCAAATGCCAACCGGTTAAAAGGCACAGCAGG from Ipomoea triloba cultivar NCNSP0323 chromosome 12, ASM357664v1 encodes the following:
- the LOC115998060 gene encoding F-box protein At5g39450, which codes for MSSGMMPDGCGSSFILALPDDLFAVVTRSLSPRDVCNLALCCKSLHELVASEKIWLAQCEALGLISYWELIEWRKGICSFKALCRFLVDVKPLLGIWVHQNPELGNVVYVMPGFLSVIGCRIIPQELGPLGLEDGPILWAPVFETVCDFEGSSTFFLHGRERGNDYVYPGSLKAVDRTCNVLLLEVEPRQQGNGGKLFHSMSHAHLLDKESSRKLCRSDTSISKSQRMNGQIAPAVPFNRLAFGDRRKLLDTVTSQVRLEVPDAANLLLFPRVTSDEVQLRQDIAVLYERRVLLIQMHKIDGSLTDWRTGQEFPLVSSHFGLSEIRQNLDQGSGCHTFRAGVEIQTQCTKRKTFAGYVRESLKQILGKSNSMNRSHSFLKKNYSSSGNKHAQLHEFLRPGDSIALTLHASTMKLSSYRAWPNMHDSKFALYKLPVQTVAAGQEYAGLWGGTFGWPPGKPSEDKPGKALFLLLLSYEKSQGKKLIATKILEGTHYVLHPNGSAMFMVNVDEPSPDEFPWDSDGDSNPVDVKNAFIGEGIANGYGFRYPGSKPGSLYVIQDTLLAFVWKESRAVLTLQRLNLQELLKKGERVDALPPISNFAYLTRSYSNVFAGFSNAPNAPASPRLNP